The genomic window CCAGACGGCTACGCGCGCAACCTGACGGACGGCATCATTCGCGCACGCTATCGCAAGCCACGCGCGCCCGCGTCATTCGTCTCCCCCGGCGACATCGTGCAGTACGATATCGACCTATGGGCGACCGCGAACGTGTTCAAAAAAGGTCATCGCATCCGTGTGGAAATCTCGTCGAGCAACTTCCCGCGCTTCGATCGCAACATGAACACCGGCGGCACAATCGGCGAAGAAGGCACATTCACGTCCGCGCTGCAGACGGTGCACCATTCGGCTGTGCATCCTTCGCATATTACCCTGCCCATCGTCCCTAGCGAGTAAGTCAGCGGAAAAGCAATCCCCATCGTAATTTCCTCCTGAAGAGGGATTGCGATGGGGAACACACGGTGTTAGAGAGCGGCAGAGAAACTGACCGACTGAGATACTGACCAACCAACTGACTATTCTGGCGCGCCTGAAGGGATTCGAACCCCCAACCCTCGGTTCCGAAGACCGATGCTCTGTCCATTGAGCTACAGGCGCGCGCCGCTACTCATTATAGCATGTGTGCTGCGCCCTACACGGCGCTTGGATGCGGCGTTGCAGATGCAAAGAAATGGCCCGCGCTTTTCTGACATCATGATTACCAATTTAGCGCGAGCGAGTCATTACTTGCCGATTGTTATGCGAGCGTGCCCTTGCGGATTCTCGCAGGACAGCTACAATCTCACAGCCCGGCGACCACCTCACGGAAGTGCTCACTGCCGGTGGCTCTCAAGCGCAGATGCTCATCCATTGCTAGGTCGCCGGCGTCTTCTAGCAATTCGATGTGTGCGACTATTTCGGAGAGCGCCATGTATAGGTTGCCGCCGGCTAGCTTGCGCCGCGCGAATACGCCCCGCGTGATGTGCTCAAGCGATGCCGGCTCGTTGCCCATCCTGTGCAGGACACGGCCAAGCCGTACTACATGATGCTGCAGTATTTCCTCGGCGCGCGCGGTGTTCTCGAAGTTGAACTTGCCCTTGCTGTACAAGCGGTGCGCGGGCAGGACAGCTATGTCATCGTCCATGTTCGTTATCAGCCGCAGCGACCGCAGATATGCGAGCAGGCCGTAGCTCTTATCTTCACAGTGCAGATGCTGTGGTATGTGCTTGCGAACTTCCGGCGAGAAGCGCGTTTTGGTCGTGGGGTGCGGCGTGATTTCGGGAAGCACATGGTCGCCCGAAAACACTAACTTGTCCATCGTTATGCAAAGCTCGTCCGGCGCGTGGCCCGGCGCGTGGATGAAGGTCAGATCGCCGGCTGTCTCGTCCTGACTGACGCTGCGGTGGACGTGAAAGCGCCTGCGCGTCTCGACATATCGCTTGTTGCGCTTGGCGTAGCCGCTGGTCTGCCGCGCCGCCTCCGCCCCGTTACGCTCCCTGTCGCCGCTCACGACGCGCTGCAGTTCGCGCTGCAACGGCGACGACGGATTGCGCTGTATGTCCCACGGGTTGTATTGCAGCAGTGGCGCATAAATCTCGTGCGCCCAAATCTGCGCGTCCGCTTCCTGCCCCAACTGCCCTGCCGCGCCGTCGTGGTCCTGATGCCCGTGCGTTACTATAACGCGCTCGATATCGCGCAACTGGTAGCCGGCTGCCAGCACGCCGTCTGCGAGATATTGATACGAACCTGTCGCGCCTGCGTCAATCAGCGTCAGTCCGTCATTTTCGAACAAGTACGCCCAGGTGGGACCTGTTCGCGAGTTGTTGTCCTGAGGTACGCCTATCGCGTTTATTCGCCTGCCCTGCTTTGTCTTCAGTAGAATGACCATGCGATTGCCGTCCATATCGCCTTCCCGCACGGTAATCACATTCTTGAACTGGGACATTTGGCAATCACTCCGTTCTGGGCAAGGCTAGGAAAATGGGGCAAGCTGAGGGACGCAACGCGATACGGTGGATGAAATATTGGGGCAGGAGGTGTGGGGTGGGTGAGGAGATTTGAACTCCCGATCTCCAGGGCCACAACCTGGCGCCTTAACCGCTGGGCCACACCCACCACATAAGCCGATTCTAGCAGTCAACGAACTATACGGTCAACTATTGTGATGGGCTGAGCGATGGTTGTGATTAAGTGTGTAGATCTGTAATTGGCAGACGCCGTTAGTTTGCCAGCGCCGCTTGCGGGTTCTTCGTAGTGAGAGCTTCGAGCAGTTCTTCGACCATCACATCTTGCTTGGTGTGGTGGCG from Chloroflexota bacterium includes these protein-coding regions:
- a CDS encoding MBL fold metallo-hydrolase, with product MSQFKNVITVREGDMDGNRMVILLKTKQGRRINAIGVPQDNNSRTGPTWAYLFENDGLTLIDAGATGSYQYLADGVLAAGYQLRDIERVIVTHGHQDHDGAAGQLGQEADAQIWAHEIYAPLLQYNPWDIQRNPSSPLQRELQRVVSGDRERNGAEAARQTSGYAKRNKRYVETRRRFHVHRSVSQDETAGDLTFIHAPGHAPDELCITMDKLVFSGDHVLPEITPHPTTKTRFSPEVRKHIPQHLHCEDKSYGLLAYLRSLRLITNMDDDIAVLPAHRLYSKGKFNFENTARAEEILQHHVVRLGRVLHRMGNEPASLEHITRGVFARRKLAGGNLYMALSEIVAHIELLEDAGDLAMDEHLRLRATGSEHFREVVAGL